The following are from one region of the Nicotiana tabacum cultivar K326 chromosome 3, ASM71507v2, whole genome shotgun sequence genome:
- the LOC107787395 gene encoding uncharacterized protein LOC107787395 isoform X1 — translation MIRSLSSRISKRILSSVIPCYGNASCFSMVLRQPYRSSTLWQIFYKSQRNTIPCDFLKWGSLGSIRTSKFASGFSPLKPKPLDSIIDMERAKNKSAEELADVWDDYHLGRGHIAASMKAKLYKLFEQRSSSCRYFVIPLWRGSGYTTMFVQVQAPHMLITGLEDYKARGTQASPYFTVSYYTEFAESKDLVLVRGDIVFTSKLTDSEAKWLLDTAQSFYLNDVRYKLVECFNRETREFEFKDVLQTLEMPIL, via the exons ATGATACGCTCTTTGTCAAGTCGCATATCAAAGAGAATACTCTCTTCTGTTATTCCTTGCTATGGAAATGCTTCTTGTTTCTCTATGGTCTTAAGACAACCATACAGAAGTTCAACTCTATGGCAAATATTTTATAAGTCACAACGAAATACTATTCCTTGTGATTTCTTGAAATGGGGTTCGCTTGGTTCCATTAGGACATCAAAATTTGCCTCTGGCTTCAGCCCGTTGAAGCCAAAGCCCTTGGACTCTATTATTGACATGGAGAGGGCGAAAAACAAATCAGCTGAAGAGCTTGCTGACGTTTGGGATGAT TATCACTTGGGAAGAGGTCATATTGCAGCATCAATGAAAGCTAAgttatataagctcttcgagcaAAGATCTTCAAGTTG CCGATATTTTGTGATTCCACTGTGGAGGGGAAGTGGTTACACAACCATGTTTGTGCAAG TGCAGGCGCCACACATGCTTATCACAGGCCTTGAAGATTACAAGGCAAGAGGAACTCAAGCTTCTCCATACTTCACAGTTTCTTACTACACCGAATTTGCTGAAAGCAAGGATCTGGTTCTTGTTCGAGGGGACATTGTCTTTACTAGCAAGCTCACTGACTCGGAGGCAAAATGGCTTTTGGACACTGCACAATCTTTTTACTTGAATGATGTCAGGTACAAACTAGTGGAGTGTTTCAATAGAGAAACAAGGGAGTtcgagttcaaagatgttttacaAACTTTGGAGATGCCTATATTGTGA
- the LOC107787395 gene encoding uncharacterized protein LOC107787395 isoform X2: MIRSLSSRISKRILSSVIPCYGNASCFSMVLRQPYRSSTLWQIFYKSQRNTIPCDFLKWGSLGSIRTSKFASGFSPLKPKPLDSIIDMERAKNKSAEELADVWDDYHLGRGHIAASMKAKLYKLFEQRSSSCRYFVIPLWRGSGYTTMFVQVQAPHMLITGLEDYKARGTQASPYFTVSYYTEFAESKDLVLVRGDIVFTSKLTDSEAKWLLDTAQSFYLNDVRFCEIT, encoded by the exons ATGATACGCTCTTTGTCAAGTCGCATATCAAAGAGAATACTCTCTTCTGTTATTCCTTGCTATGGAAATGCTTCTTGTTTCTCTATGGTCTTAAGACAACCATACAGAAGTTCAACTCTATGGCAAATATTTTATAAGTCACAACGAAATACTATTCCTTGTGATTTCTTGAAATGGGGTTCGCTTGGTTCCATTAGGACATCAAAATTTGCCTCTGGCTTCAGCCCGTTGAAGCCAAAGCCCTTGGACTCTATTATTGACATGGAGAGGGCGAAAAACAAATCAGCTGAAGAGCTTGCTGACGTTTGGGATGAT TATCACTTGGGAAGAGGTCATATTGCAGCATCAATGAAAGCTAAgttatataagctcttcgagcaAAGATCTTCAAGTTG CCGATATTTTGTGATTCCACTGTGGAGGGGAAGTGGTTACACAACCATGTTTGTGCAAG TGCAGGCGCCACACATGCTTATCACAGGCCTTGAAGATTACAAGGCAAGAGGAACTCAAGCTTCTCCATACTTCACAGTTTCTTACTACACCGAATTTGCTGAAAGCAAGGATCTGGTTCTTGTTCGAGGGGACATTGTCTTTACTAGCAAGCTCACTGACTCGGAGGCAAAATGGCTTTTGGACACTGCACAATCTTTTTACTTGAATGATGTCAG GTTTTGTGAAATTACTTAA
- the LOC107787395 gene encoding protein atp11, mitochondrial-like isoform X3 has product MRLDNVKKPRFSLYTPFSESLLSSRRRLQSSFNQYHLGRGHIAASMKAKLYKLFEQRSSSCRYFVIPLWRGSGYTTMFVQVQAPHMLITGLEDYKARGTQASPYFTVSYYTEFAESKDLVLVRGDIVFTSKLTDSEAKWLLDTAQSFYLNDVRFCEIT; this is encoded by the exons ATGAGACTCGATAACGTGAAG AAACCCAGGTTTTCTTTATACACTCCATTCTCCGAATCTCTACTCTCCTCTCGCCGGCGACTCCAATCTTCTTTTAATCAG TATCACTTGGGAAGAGGTCATATTGCAGCATCAATGAAAGCTAAgttatataagctcttcgagcaAAGATCTTCAAGTTG CCGATATTTTGTGATTCCACTGTGGAGGGGAAGTGGTTACACAACCATGTTTGTGCAAG TGCAGGCGCCACACATGCTTATCACAGGCCTTGAAGATTACAAGGCAAGAGGAACTCAAGCTTCTCCATACTTCACAGTTTCTTACTACACCGAATTTGCTGAAAGCAAGGATCTGGTTCTTGTTCGAGGGGACATTGTCTTTACTAGCAAGCTCACTGACTCGGAGGCAAAATGGCTTTTGGACACTGCACAATCTTTTTACTTGAATGATGTCAG GTTTTGTGAAATTACTTAA